The DNA sequence ATCCACCTGCTTCAGCAACGAATCCACCTCTTCAGTGGATAGAGGCGTCGGCTGAGCCCCGCCCCCGACGAATCCCGTCACCTTCGGCGTTTCCTTGATCATCTGCAAGGTTTCATCGGCCAGGGGCGACTCCAATTCAATCAACACATACCCGGGGAAAAATTTTCGCCGGGACGTCCGCCGCTTGCCGTCCTTGATCTCGATGACATCTTCCGTGGGCACCAACACTTGCCCAAGTCGCTCAGTGAGCCCCATTTGATTAGCACGCTCAAGGAGACTGGTCTTGACGCGCCCCTCGAAGCCCGCATAGGTGTGGATGACGTACCAGTTCTTATTGCTCATCATCTCCTCTCAGCTGAACATCCAGCATCGTATCGTCCGGCACCACCGGACCTGTCCAGCCGCACCACGCAACTAAATGACCTTGCGCATCAGCCAGCCCAGCACGGAATCCATCATCGACAAATACAGAGACATCAGGATGCAGAACACGATCACGACCGTCGTCGCGCCGATGGTTT is a window from the Nitrospira sp. genome containing:
- the secE gene encoding preprotein translocase subunit SecE; the encoded protein is MFQRLITSVREFIDGVRGELKKVSFPTKAETIGATTVVIVFCILMSLYLSMMDSVLGWLMRKVI
- the nusG gene encoding transcription termination/antitermination protein NusG; amino-acid sequence: MSNKNWYVIHTYAGFEGRVKTSLLERANQMGLTERLGQVLVPTEDVIEIKDGKRRTSRRKFFPGYVLIELESPLADETLQMIKETPKVTGFVGGGAQPTPLSTEEVDSLLKQVDAGAAGPREQVRFIKGDNVRIVDGPFLGFNGAVDDVDADHNRVKVFVSIFGRSTPVELGFLQVERI